Proteins co-encoded in one Kribbella qitaiheensis genomic window:
- a CDS encoding PadR family transcriptional regulator, with product MSTTRLLLLGVVRIFQPAYGYQLRRELLTWDVQEWANINPGSIYTGLRTLARHGLLMELEEGAGNKPGRTSYKLTTDGESEYFTLLRKALWSVDGFQPDQMQAALSFLWSLRRDEVLAALESRIVQLEQLAKAEPFSERQIEEDPGTPNHVVEMFRIAAARDRGELEWTRSFHQRVTDGAYSFAGEPPDWNPTPAMIEHWQTIPEPPA from the coding sequence ATGTCCACCACGCGGTTGCTGCTCCTCGGGGTCGTCCGGATCTTCCAGCCGGCCTACGGCTACCAGTTGCGCCGGGAGTTGCTGACCTGGGACGTGCAGGAGTGGGCGAACATCAACCCCGGCTCGATCTACACCGGCCTCCGCACCCTGGCCAGGCACGGGCTGCTGATGGAGCTCGAAGAAGGCGCCGGCAACAAACCCGGGCGTACGTCGTACAAGCTGACCACCGACGGCGAGAGCGAGTACTTCACGCTGCTGCGGAAGGCACTCTGGAGCGTCGACGGCTTCCAGCCGGATCAGATGCAGGCCGCACTCAGTTTCCTGTGGTCGCTGCGCCGGGACGAGGTGCTCGCGGCGCTCGAGTCGCGGATCGTCCAGCTGGAGCAACTGGCCAAGGCCGAGCCGTTCTCCGAGCGCCAGATCGAGGAAGACCCCGGTACGCCGAACCACGTGGTCGAGATGTTCCGCATCGCCGCCGCCCGCGACCGCGGCGAGCTCGAATGGACCCGCTCGTTCCACCAGCGGGTCACGGACGGCGCCTATTCCTTCGCCGGCGAACCGCCCGACTGGAACCCCACCCCCGCCATGATCGAGCACTGGCAAACCATCCCCGAACCCCCTGCCTAG
- a CDS encoding ATP-binding cassette domain-containing protein: MMIEARGLVRTFKTKRGPVPAVQGVDLNVADGEIVGFLGPNGAGKTTTVHFR; this comes from the coding sequence ATGATGATCGAAGCTCGCGGGCTTGTCCGCACCTTCAAGACCAAGCGCGGGCCGGTCCCTGCCGTGCAGGGGGTAGACCTGAATGTCGCCGACGGTGAGATCGTCGGCTTCCTCGGCCCGAACGGGGCCGGTAAGACCACCACTGTCCACTTTCGGTAG
- a CDS encoding recombinase family protein, whose protein sequence is MTVVSALGVSMWADKMALMLGGAKVMALSYARASKDQKRKSYSVDQQSDMNNEEIEKNGWTKLGEYSDNDESASRFRRKAAGREDFAELLKEIKTGKANVLVLVDVSRSQRDLEVFAMLRNLCFENGCFFWLVNGNLYDLRVTADRNSLANMAVQGETFSDAVSDGVSRGLAKQKKDGRPASRCPYGYERFKDQKTGAFDRQVFDVTERTAVHTETGTVEEYTTSDVVENIFRQLRKLTTSGAIARDLNSRGIPSPGGLLWSRQTVEFIARNAAYMGKRASYGTVVSDGQWEGIVSPAVFMDVQRILDRDDKGHDRTGRKAKDKPDAEWLLSYAARCAECGAWLESKHKSANNGAAVVYRCSKKYCSSVNFAKFDSYVESVLVAWLSRPDVYQRLISQRRVNDASIKAHEDDIALAERQLGENKALRMSGAMHPDDFVDMQKDLRDRIELAEKTIRAAAVPDIIQDLVGPDAAEQWAAIPEVATRREIIKMVCAPLLHKANKNPRMPIEKRVSFGGFMKDLAA, encoded by the coding sequence ATGACGGTTGTTAGTGCGCTGGGTGTGTCTATGTGGGCCGACAAAATGGCGTTGATGCTGGGCGGCGCGAAAGTAATGGCGTTGAGCTATGCGCGGGCGAGTAAGGATCAGAAGCGCAAGAGCTATTCGGTTGACCAGCAAAGCGACATGAACAATGAGGAGATCGAGAAAAACGGGTGGACCAAACTCGGCGAGTACTCGGATAACGATGAATCGGCTTCGCGATTCAGGCGTAAGGCGGCTGGGCGGGAAGATTTCGCCGAGCTTTTGAAGGAGATCAAGACGGGTAAGGCTAATGTCTTGGTGCTTGTTGATGTTTCGCGGTCACAGCGAGATCTTGAAGTGTTCGCGATGCTGCGGAATCTGTGTTTTGAGAACGGCTGCTTCTTCTGGCTGGTCAACGGAAACCTTTATGACCTTCGGGTGACGGCGGACCGGAATTCACTGGCTAATATGGCGGTTCAGGGTGAGACGTTCTCGGATGCGGTGAGCGACGGCGTGAGCCGTGGATTGGCCAAACAGAAGAAGGACGGCCGTCCGGCGTCGCGTTGCCCGTATGGGTATGAGCGTTTCAAGGATCAGAAAACAGGCGCTTTCGACCGGCAGGTGTTTGACGTGACCGAGCGGACCGCTGTTCATACCGAAACCGGCACGGTAGAGGAATACACAACGTCCGATGTGGTGGAGAACATTTTCAGGCAGTTGCGTAAGTTGACGACTTCGGGTGCTATCGCCAGGGATCTCAACTCGCGGGGTATTCCGTCGCCGGGTGGTTTGCTGTGGTCGCGGCAGACAGTCGAGTTCATTGCGAGGAACGCGGCCTATATGGGGAAGCGGGCCAGTTACGGCACTGTGGTTTCTGATGGGCAGTGGGAAGGGATCGTGAGCCCTGCCGTATTCATGGACGTGCAGCGGATTCTTGATCGTGACGACAAAGGTCATGACAGGACCGGCAGGAAAGCGAAGGACAAGCCGGATGCTGAATGGCTGTTGTCGTATGCGGCTCGGTGTGCCGAGTGTGGCGCGTGGCTGGAAAGCAAGCACAAGTCCGCGAACAACGGTGCAGCGGTTGTTTACCGGTGCAGCAAGAAATACTGTTCGTCGGTAAACTTCGCGAAGTTCGATTCCTATGTCGAGTCGGTGCTGGTTGCTTGGCTTTCCCGTCCGGATGTTTACCAGCGGCTCATTTCACAGCGTCGGGTGAACGATGCGAGCATTAAGGCCCATGAGGACGACATTGCTTTAGCGGAACGGCAGTTGGGTGAGAACAAGGCTTTGCGGATGTCCGGCGCGATGCACCCGGATGATTTTGTGGACATGCAAAAGGATTTGCGTGACCGGATCGAGTTGGCTGAGAAAACGATCCGGGCTGCTGCCGTCCCGGATATCATTCAGGATTTGGTCGGGCCGGACGCAGCCGAGCAATGGGCTGCTATCCCGGAAGTAGCGACCCGCCGCGAGATCATCAAAATGGTATGTGCGCCGTTGCTGCACAAGGCGAACAAGAATCCGCGTATGCCGATTGAGAAGCGTGTTTCGTTCGGCGGTTTCATGAAGGATCTCGCCGCCTGA
- a CDS encoding FtsK/SpoIIIE domain-containing protein translates to MGELFRVLWRYRAELAPLYWLAGCFIAGAWLHAVHSNWWPVTGLAGIAGIVTLAIRPARLVERFPLLARWRVRLWGGGFIGYVSAWLSCAAIYGATAGPMESFALLGAGVFAGPWLWREDRRRLTRVRIVRDKFPDTADAAGLTGAKMVSAVMDRWGWTARIKLRRGQTYGDVVKHLPELESALGSRIGGTRAEPVTEDASQFTLRLVETDPHAAPVNWEPRPVSVTGKPHLSITQSIIVGLFEDGTPITVPLLRKHVLIGGATDSGKSGLLNVILARIVECADTVIWGIDLKRGMELAPWSNVLQRLATDNDSAECLLKAGVEELEKRAEFLTSRGRREWYPKFDAPALFIVIDEYAELSAKAQKYADSIARRGRAVCVNLIIATQRPTQKAMGDGSAIRSQMNIRFCLKVNERPDVDLILGAGKLSAGWDTTSFDGAGKFLVSGPGMNTPRRGRAFLITDADVTHTAATYARTGSVADTAGAGTSESRSDGRSGGRETTGAPLGVSGPEMALWAALRDAPREGVTLAVLQAATGKGRPWIYRRLKAGQADGTVTNPDYGRWKATTRPQDHVT, encoded by the coding sequence GTGGGCGAGTTGTTCCGCGTGTTGTGGCGTTACCGCGCGGAGCTGGCCCCGCTGTATTGGCTGGCAGGGTGCTTTATCGCGGGGGCATGGCTCCACGCAGTGCACTCCAATTGGTGGCCAGTGACCGGACTGGCCGGTATCGCTGGAATTGTGACTCTCGCGATTCGTCCGGCCCGTTTGGTCGAGCGGTTTCCGTTGCTGGCCCGGTGGCGGGTCCGGCTGTGGGGTGGCGGTTTTATCGGTTACGTGTCGGCATGGCTGTCTTGTGCGGCCATTTACGGCGCGACCGCTGGGCCAATGGAATCTTTCGCTCTCTTGGGTGCCGGGGTTTTCGCTGGTCCGTGGTTGTGGCGAGAGGACCGGCGACGCCTGACCCGCGTTCGGATTGTCCGCGACAAATTCCCAGACACTGCCGATGCCGCCGGACTGACCGGGGCAAAGATGGTGTCGGCGGTTATGGACCGGTGGGGATGGACCGCACGGATTAAACTTCGGCGCGGCCAAACCTACGGTGATGTGGTGAAACATCTCCCCGAGCTCGAATCGGCATTGGGTTCCCGGATCGGGGGGACACGCGCGGAACCGGTCACCGAGGATGCGTCGCAATTCACGTTGCGCTTGGTCGAAACCGACCCGCACGCCGCCCCTGTGAATTGGGAACCACGCCCGGTATCCGTGACCGGGAAACCGCACCTGTCGATCACCCAATCCATCATCGTCGGGTTGTTCGAGGACGGCACGCCCATTACCGTGCCGCTCTTGCGGAAGCATGTCCTGATCGGTGGCGCTACCGACTCCGGCAAATCAGGGTTGCTGAATGTGATCCTGGCCCGGATCGTTGAATGCGCCGATACGGTCATCTGGGGTATCGACCTGAAAAGGGGAATGGAGCTAGCCCCTTGGTCGAATGTCTTGCAGCGATTGGCTACCGATAACGATTCTGCGGAATGTCTGCTGAAAGCAGGCGTTGAAGAGTTGGAGAAACGCGCGGAATTTCTGACAAGCCGCGGCCGGCGTGAATGGTACCCGAAATTCGACGCTCCTGCTCTGTTCATTGTTATCGATGAATACGCGGAGCTTTCGGCGAAAGCACAGAAATACGCGGATTCGATCGCACGGCGCGGACGCGCGGTGTGCGTGAATCTCATCATCGCGACGCAGCGTCCGACCCAAAAGGCGATGGGAGACGGGTCGGCGATCCGGTCACAGATGAATATCCGCTTCTGCCTCAAAGTGAATGAGCGGCCTGACGTAGATCTGATCTTGGGTGCCGGGAAACTGTCGGCAGGGTGGGATACCACGTCGTTTGATGGAGCCGGGAAATTCCTGGTATCCGGACCCGGAATGAACACGCCGCGCCGTGGCCGCGCATTCCTCATCACCGATGCCGACGTGACGCACACAGCGGCCACCTACGCCCGTACCGGGTCGGTTGCCGACACAGCCGGGGCCGGAACCTCTGAGAGCCGTTCTGACGGCCGGTCAGGGGGTCGGGAGACCACAGGGGCACCCTTGGGCGTCTCAGGGCCGGAAATGGCGCTCTGGGCCGCGCTGCGGGACGCCCCGCGCGAGGGGGTGACCCTGGCCGTGTTGCAGGCGGCCACCGGGAAGGGCCGCCCGTGGATCTACCGGCGTCTCAAGGCGGGGCAGGCCGACGGCACCGTGACCAACCCCGACTACGGCCGGTGGAAGGCCACCACCCGCCCGCAGGATCACGTTACGTAA
- a CDS encoding helix-turn-helix domain-containing protein, which translates to MGSSFGETLRSVRSSRDLSLRGLARLVYFSPAFIGHVETGLRQPTEAFAQAVDQALETSGLFTELARLGDDDEVYRRTLLKALGTLTSVGAIAPSAVAETLRHSLDRAASLVTDADDWESIVSTYGRGFMTEPLSELSQRAMGDLLVLSANPHLRGRHGVRLAMVYGSSVASLGDPVTAKRWYNTAVKLADHSGDRDMRAWSRARLAYRVFYEGGEDKEVLQSADYPITFGGPASALIEAHAAKAHVFASQGDSRSANQALGSAYRSLELAQDQDGSSIFAMPGWRLAIAASWTYTALGDIAKAQAIQAEAEKLPKAAIRWRAQLDMHRAWGVVQSEDIDTGAGQARQLLETERSKVIHGLGQRVYLAVPPSERDRTSVRDLAEALKVR; encoded by the coding sequence ATGGGCAGTAGCTTTGGGGAAACCCTTAGATCGGTGCGGAGCTCGCGAGACCTGAGCCTCCGGGGCTTGGCCCGTCTCGTGTACTTCTCTCCGGCGTTCATTGGGCACGTCGAAACTGGATTGCGACAACCAACCGAAGCATTCGCGCAAGCTGTGGACCAAGCGCTAGAAACATCTGGCTTATTCACAGAGCTTGCGCGGTTAGGAGATGATGACGAAGTGTACCGCCGCACCCTTTTGAAGGCGCTCGGAACGCTAACGAGTGTGGGCGCAATTGCGCCGAGTGCAGTCGCAGAAACGTTGCGTCATTCTCTTGATCGAGCGGCGAGCCTTGTCACTGATGCCGACGATTGGGAAAGCATCGTCTCTACTTATGGTCGAGGCTTTATGACGGAACCACTTTCTGAACTGTCGCAGAGAGCCATGGGTGACTTGCTCGTTTTGTCGGCCAACCCCCACCTCAGAGGAAGGCACGGCGTCCGGCTCGCAATGGTCTATGGATCGTCAGTTGCTAGCCTTGGTGATCCCGTCACCGCCAAACGTTGGTATAACACCGCTGTTAAGTTGGCCGATCATTCCGGTGATAGAGATATGCGTGCGTGGAGTCGGGCCAGACTTGCGTATCGCGTGTTTTATGAAGGCGGCGAAGATAAAGAGGTCCTGCAATCTGCTGACTACCCGATCACGTTCGGTGGTCCAGCGTCAGCCCTGATCGAGGCGCACGCGGCGAAGGCTCATGTCTTCGCTAGCCAAGGGGATTCGAGATCTGCAAATCAGGCTTTAGGTTCCGCCTACCGGTCACTAGAGTTGGCTCAAGACCAAGATGGTTCGTCAATCTTCGCGATGCCGGGTTGGCGTTTAGCTATCGCCGCTAGTTGGACCTACACGGCGCTAGGTGATATTGCCAAAGCCCAGGCTATTCAGGCCGAGGCCGAGAAGCTTCCCAAAGCTGCGATCCGTTGGCGTGCTCAACTTGATATGCACCGAGCTTGGGGCGTTGTGCAAAGCGAAGACATTGATACTGGCGCTGGCCAAGCTCGCCAACTTCTAGAAACCGAACGGAGCAAGGTAATTCACGGTCTCGGTCAGCGCGTATACCTCGCCGTGCCACCGAGTGAACGAGATAGAACTTCCGTTCGCGACCTCGCCGAGGCGCTAAAGGTTCGATGA
- a CDS encoding ATP-binding cassette domain-containing protein — MRMLATLIKPTSGSATVAGCDLAEDPVGVRRGIGYVSQSGSTLPEAIAGDEVVDHARLYGVPKKQAIADGRRLFEELDLPGLWKRQCKTLSGGQRRRLDIVMGLIHDPKLIFLDEPTTGLDPQARANLWEHIRGLRDRGSTIFLTTHYLDEADALCDRILVIDHGKIVAAGKPEELKQQVSGDGVRLGLADASQAPAVSKIVEELNGAVAIETDGDVVAFRIPKGGSVLPGLLRSIDAQGIELNGVEVHRPTLDDVFLTMTGRSLRDEDSADAVQDEKQKETVA; from the coding sequence ATGCGGATGCTGGCGACCCTGATCAAGCCGACCAGCGGTTCGGCCACCGTGGCCGGCTGCGACCTGGCCGAGGACCCCGTCGGCGTCCGCCGCGGCATCGGCTACGTGTCGCAGAGCGGTTCCACGCTGCCCGAGGCGATCGCCGGCGACGAGGTCGTCGACCACGCCCGGCTGTACGGCGTACCGAAGAAGCAGGCGATCGCGGACGGCCGGCGCCTGTTCGAGGAACTCGACCTGCCCGGCCTCTGGAAGCGCCAGTGCAAGACCCTGTCGGGCGGTCAGCGCCGTCGCCTCGACATCGTGATGGGGCTGATCCACGACCCCAAGCTGATCTTTCTGGACGAGCCGACCACCGGCCTCGACCCGCAGGCCCGGGCGAACCTGTGGGAGCACATCCGCGGCCTCCGCGATCGCGGCTCGACGATCTTCCTGACGACCCACTACCTGGACGAGGCAGACGCGCTCTGCGACCGGATCCTGGTCATCGACCACGGCAAGATCGTTGCCGCCGGCAAGCCCGAGGAGCTGAAGCAGCAGGTCTCCGGCGACGGCGTCCGGCTCGGACTCGCGGATGCCTCCCAGGCACCCGCCGTGAGCAAGATCGTCGAGGAGCTGAACGGCGCGGTCGCGATCGAGACCGATGGCGACGTGGTCGCGTTCCGGATCCCCAAGGGCGGCTCGGTGCTGCCGGGACTGCTCCGATCGATCGATGCCCAGGGCATCGAGCTGAACGGCGTCGAGGTACACCGCCCGACGCTGGACGACGTCTTCCTGACGATGACGGGCCGCTCCCTGCGCGACGAGGACAGCGCGGACGCAGTACAGGACGAGAAGCAGAAGGAGACAGTGGCATGA
- a CDS encoding ABC transporter permease produces the protein MTVLRETWIVFNRAMRLSLRNPMWSILMLSQPLMYLFLFGPLLKPITAQISQGATTNAYQVFIPGLIVQLGMFGAMFVGFGLIAEYRAGVIEADRVTPASRMALMAGRVLRDVVVLVVQSILLLVVSIPMGLRAPWGGVLLSLVIVALLGATFASLSYSVALITKSEDALAPLLNGIAMPLLLLSGILLPMQIGPTWLQRLSDISPLKHVVNGVRALFRGDIGSSSSLWGLFWVVLLTVVGLTVGARTFRKESA, from the coding sequence ATGACGGTGCTTCGCGAGACCTGGATCGTCTTCAACCGCGCGATGCGGCTGTCGCTGCGCAACCCGATGTGGTCCATCCTGATGCTCAGCCAGCCGTTGATGTACCTGTTCCTGTTCGGCCCGTTGCTGAAGCCGATCACCGCGCAGATCAGCCAGGGCGCGACCACGAACGCCTACCAGGTGTTCATCCCCGGCCTGATCGTCCAGCTCGGCATGTTCGGCGCGATGTTCGTCGGCTTCGGCCTGATCGCGGAGTATCGGGCCGGTGTGATCGAGGCGGATCGGGTCACCCCGGCGTCCCGGATGGCGCTGATGGCAGGTCGCGTACTGCGTGACGTGGTGGTCCTGGTCGTGCAGTCGATCCTGTTGCTGGTGGTGTCCATCCCGATGGGCCTGCGTGCGCCCTGGGGTGGCGTCCTGCTGTCGTTGGTGATTGTGGCGCTGCTCGGCGCGACCTTCGCCTCCCTGTCGTACTCCGTAGCGCTCATCACCAAGAGCGAGGACGCGCTGGCGCCGCTGCTGAACGGGATCGCGATGCCGTTGCTGCTGCTGTCCGGCATCCTGCTGCCGATGCAGATCGGCCCGACCTGGCTGCAGCGGCTGTCCGACATCAGCCCGCTCAAGCACGTGGTGAACGGTGTCCGGGCCCTGTTCCGCGGCGACATCGGCAGCAGTTCGTCCCTGTGGGGTCTGTTCTGGGTCGTCCTGCTGACGGTCGTGGGACTCACCGTCGGCGCCCGCACCTTCCGCAAGGAATCCGCCTAG
- the mptB gene encoding polyprenol phosphomannose-dependent alpha 1,6 mannosyltransferase MptB, protein MRMPSPLVRGLIGSCIVAAASLVTSVVPESSWVASLPIASELRSTLPGRMTGLTFMVAGLGLMVWAWLSVGRDVLAGVRHRITPLVIAWSAPLLLTPPLFSRDAWSYAAQGALVAKGFDPYAVGPGALSGHIVEAVDPMWMATPAPYGPVPLAYGGLMARLTMDPYLLMLAHRALALLGIVLIAWAVPRLATACRVDPRIATWLVVANPVLITHGLGAAHNDVLMLGVACAAFAVALTGHWGTAAVLAGAAAAVKLPGGLVVIAIAAVMSPLARPRPRIVSLAIAGVVAVVTLATVGELTGVGSGWLSALDVPGLVRSPLSIANLIGLGAAGVLGWLGEDTAAKQALQLVRLLGMLTAVGLIAVLGLRSSIHNAARAVGIALLAVVLLGPTAHDWYFVWCLPFLAVARPGRRLTTALIGVSTILTIAAPLNSSLRGAVIPILVTTSLVLVVAGTLLGRVHTIQPQVRGKGRTTIKEGTLLVDPIRTPTSGEIRAATSTIRS, encoded by the coding sequence ATGCGTATGCCGTCGCCGTTGGTCCGTGGGCTGATCGGCTCTTGCATAGTCGCCGCTGCATCGCTGGTGACGTCCGTAGTGCCCGAGTCGTCGTGGGTGGCGTCGCTGCCGATCGCCAGTGAGCTGCGGTCTACTCTGCCCGGGCGGATGACCGGCCTGACCTTCATGGTCGCCGGACTCGGACTGATGGTGTGGGCGTGGTTATCGGTCGGCCGCGACGTACTTGCCGGCGTACGGCATCGCATCACCCCACTGGTGATCGCCTGGAGCGCGCCGCTGCTCCTGACGCCGCCCCTGTTCAGCAGAGACGCCTGGAGCTACGCAGCGCAGGGTGCACTCGTCGCCAAAGGCTTCGACCCGTACGCCGTGGGCCCCGGCGCTTTGTCCGGCCACATCGTCGAGGCAGTCGACCCGATGTGGATGGCGACTCCTGCGCCGTACGGGCCGGTGCCGCTCGCGTACGGCGGGTTGATGGCGCGCCTGACCATGGACCCGTACCTGCTGATGCTGGCGCATCGGGCCCTGGCATTACTAGGGATCGTGTTGATCGCCTGGGCAGTGCCGCGACTCGCAACCGCCTGCCGGGTCGATCCGAGGATCGCTACCTGGCTTGTCGTCGCCAACCCGGTGCTGATCACGCACGGCCTGGGTGCGGCACACAACGACGTACTCATGCTCGGTGTTGCGTGTGCTGCCTTCGCAGTTGCTCTCACCGGTCACTGGGGAACCGCCGCAGTACTAGCTGGTGCTGCAGCAGCAGTGAAGTTGCCTGGTGGGCTAGTGGTGATCGCAATCGCTGCAGTGATGAGCCCACTCGCCCGGCCTCGTCCACGGATTGTCAGTCTCGCTATAGCCGGTGTGGTCGCCGTGGTGACACTGGCAACCGTCGGCGAACTGACCGGCGTCGGCTCAGGCTGGCTGAGCGCTCTCGACGTACCAGGACTGGTCCGCTCGCCACTGTCGATCGCAAACCTCATCGGTCTCGGCGCTGCCGGCGTACTGGGCTGGCTAGGGGAAGACACCGCCGCCAAGCAAGCACTCCAGCTCGTACGCCTGCTCGGCATGCTCACAGCAGTCGGCCTGATCGCCGTACTCGGTCTGCGCTCATCCATCCACAACGCAGCCCGCGCAGTAGGAATCGCCTTACTGGCCGTAGTTCTGCTCGGCCCCACAGCTCACGACTGGTACTTCGTCTGGTGCTTGCCGTTCCTAGCAGTAGCTCGCCCGGGCCGTCGCCTCACCACCGCCCTCATCGGCGTCAGCACCATCCTCACCATCGCCGCCCCACTCAACTCATCTCTCCGCGGCGCGGTCATCCCCATCCTCGTCACCACCTCCCTGGTCCTGGTGGTCGCCGGCACCTTGCTAGGCCGAGTCCACACCATCCAGCCTCAGGTACGCGGGAAAGGCCGGACAACAATCAAAGAGGGCACCCTGCTCGTCGACCCGATCCGCACGCCCACCAGTGGAGAGATCCGCGCGGCAACATCCACCATCCGGTCATAG
- the menD gene encoding 2-succinyl-5-enolpyruvyl-6-hydroxy-3-cyclohexene-1-carboxylic-acid synthase: protein MNPSTAFATVVVDELIRSGVREAVLAPGSRSAPLALALAAADREGRLRLHVRIDERTAGFLAIGLIRGTGLPVPVVTTSGTAVVNLHPAVLEASHSGLPLIVLSADRPPELRGSGANQTTDQLKVFGSAVRLFHEVGTPTQELGQVAYWRSTIARAVSTAVGARTADPGPVQLNCALAEPLVPTSDGPDWPESLEGRSGPWTSVHAGAAQPTAVAAGPKTVVVAGDGASQAARLIAEAGRWPLFAEPSSRARTGPAVISAYRLLLSASSQLSGEIERVLVFGHPTLSRPVMKLLARQDVEVVVVAPTGLWPDAGRRAAAVVTGLEVTASDDTDWLARWQHADQLARPAIDKVLADRLTGPAIAAIVAEAVGADGMLVVASSNSVRDLDLAPVVPIRTVANRGLAGIDGTLSTAVGAALANAGATHALVGDLAFLHDFNGLIIGPAEPRPDLRIVVVNDNGGGIFSTLEQGADAHADHFDRIFGTPHDTNLAALCAAADIPHHLVETQEALRAALTPTVAGIDVVEAHLDRTTHRALAAALTAATSQALIQP, encoded by the coding sequence ATGAACCCGTCCACGGCGTTCGCGACTGTAGTGGTCGACGAGCTGATTCGGTCTGGCGTGCGAGAGGCCGTGCTGGCGCCGGGATCTCGTAGTGCGCCGCTGGCGTTGGCGCTGGCGGCTGCAGACCGGGAGGGGCGACTACGGCTGCACGTACGCATCGACGAACGTACTGCGGGGTTCCTAGCGATCGGGTTGATCCGTGGGACCGGGCTGCCGGTGCCAGTGGTGACCACGTCCGGTACTGCGGTGGTCAACCTGCATCCGGCCGTTCTCGAGGCATCGCACAGCGGGCTGCCGTTGATCGTGTTGAGCGCGGACCGGCCGCCGGAGTTGCGGGGGAGCGGGGCCAACCAGACGACGGATCAGCTGAAGGTGTTCGGGTCTGCTGTGCGGTTGTTCCACGAGGTCGGTACTCCGACGCAGGAGCTCGGGCAGGTGGCGTACTGGCGTTCGACGATCGCTCGCGCTGTATCTACTGCTGTCGGTGCGCGTACTGCGGATCCAGGGCCGGTGCAGCTCAACTGCGCGTTGGCCGAGCCGCTGGTGCCTACTAGTGATGGGCCTGACTGGCCGGAGTCGCTTGAGGGGCGTAGCGGTCCGTGGACGAGTGTCCATGCGGGTGCTGCGCAGCCGACAGCGGTGGCGGCTGGGCCGAAGACCGTAGTGGTTGCCGGCGATGGTGCCTCGCAGGCAGCGCGGCTCATCGCCGAAGCAGGGCGTTGGCCGCTCTTCGCGGAGCCCTCAAGCCGGGCGAGGACCGGGCCCGCCGTCATCTCGGCTTACAGGTTGTTGCTATCGGCATCTTCGCAGCTGTCGGGGGAGATCGAGCGGGTGCTGGTGTTCGGGCATCCGACGCTGTCCAGGCCTGTGATGAAGCTACTTGCTCGGCAAGACGTAGAGGTCGTCGTGGTTGCGCCGACCGGCTTGTGGCCGGACGCGGGCCGTCGCGCTGCCGCTGTCGTCACCGGGTTGGAGGTGACAGCTTCCGACGACACCGATTGGCTCGCTCGCTGGCAGCACGCCGACCAGCTAGCCCGTCCCGCGATCGACAAGGTGCTGGCTGACAGACTCACCGGTCCTGCGATCGCCGCGATCGTTGCGGAGGCGGTGGGAGCCGACGGCATGCTCGTCGTAGCGTCGTCGAACTCGGTACGCGATCTGGACCTGGCGCCCGTAGTACCGATCCGCACTGTCGCGAACCGCGGCCTAGCCGGCATCGACGGCACTCTGTCGACGGCAGTCGGAGCCGCCTTGGCCAACGCCGGCGCAACCCACGCCCTGGTTGGCGATCTGGCGTTCCTGCACGACTTCAACGGACTGATCATCGGCCCGGCCGAACCGCGTCCCGACCTGCGTATCGTGGTCGTCAACGACAACGGCGGCGGCATCTTCTCCACCCTCGAACAAGGCGCCGACGCCCATGCCGACCACTTCGACCGCATCTTCGGCACCCCTCACGACACCAACCTCGCCGCCCTCTGCGCCGCCGCCGACATCCCCCACCACCTGGTCGAAACCCAAGAAGCCCTCCGCGCAGCACTCACCCCCACAGTCGCCGGCATCGACGTAGTAGAAGCCCACCTAGACCGCACCACCCACCGCGCCCTTGCCGCTGCCCTCACCGCAGCCACCAGCCAAGCCCTCATCCAGCCGTAG